CCCGAAACCTGGTCGCGCCTGCCCACGCGCGAACAGAACGACGCGCTGATCGCCGCCGCCGCGCGGCGCTACGGCGTTCGCGATCCGGCAACGATCGTCGCAGCGCCCGGCACGCAGGCGCTCATCCAGGCGATCCCGCGCCTCGTGCCTCGATCACGCGTCGCCGTGGTCGGCCCGACCTATGAAGAACATCAGGTCTGCTGGCGCCGGCAGGGCCACGACGTCGCCGTCGTTTCCAGCCTCGACGAGGCAGGCGACGCAGAGGTCGTGGTCCTCGTGAATCCCGACAATCCCACCGGTCGCCTTGTGCCGGTCGAAGCGCTGCCGCCGCGCCCGAGGTTGCTCGTCGTCGACGAAGCCTTCATCGACCTGTCGCCGTCCGAGGCCAGCCTCGCGGGCAGGCTGCCACCGCGCACCGTGGTGCTGCGTTCCTTTGGCAAGACCTACGGCCTCGCCGGCCTTCGCCTGGGCTTCGCCGTCGCCAACCCCGACCTCGCCTTTTCCTTGCGCGACGAACTCGGACCGTGGGCGGTCTCGGGTCCCGCGCTGGAGATCGGGCGAACAGCGCTTGCCGACAACGCTTGGCTGGATGCAGCGTCCCGACGCCTCCAGGCGGACCGCCATCAACTCGACGAGATCCTGAAGGACGCTGGCTTCACCATTGTCGGCGGAACGTCGCTCTTCTGTCTCGCCGAGCATCCCGAGGCGTCCTCAATGATCGACCGGTTGGGCCGCGGCGGACTTCATGTCCGGCACTTCCCGCACTGGCCTTCGCGGATGCGCTTTGGCCTGCCCGGCGACGCCACGGCCTTCGCCCGGCTTCGTACCGCCCTGGACACCCGTTGAGGAAATCGTGACCGATCCATCGCGCAGGAGTTTCATCGCCGCCGGTGCCGCCCTTGCCGCTGCAGGCGCTCTCGACGGCGGTCCGTCGCCGGCCAACGCGCAGGCCCGCATCACCGGCGGCACCCAGTCGGCCTTCCCTTCGCCCGAAGCGCCGGGCTCCAACGACGGCGGCTACAACATCCTCTTCATCCTGACCGACCAGGAACATTACATGGGCCCGCGCTGGCCCATCCCGCTGCCGGGACACGAGCGGCTGCGCACCACCGGCACCTTCTTCGAGAACCACCAGATCGCGTCGGACATGTGCTCGGCCTCGCGCGCGGTGATCTATACCGGCCTGCACACGCCCCATAACGGCATCTTCGACAATGCCGGCGTGCCTTACATGAAGAGCCTGGATCCAAAGCTGCCGACCATCGGCAAGATCCTGCGGAAGATGGGCTACTACACCGCCTACAAGGGCAAGTGGCACCTGAACGGCGCTATGGCGATGGAGAACCACGCCGACGACATCAAGGCGCTGTTCGAAACGATGATGGATCGCGACTACGGCTTCTACGATTACACCGGCGTCGGCGATTTCATCGAGGGCGCCCAGGGCGGTTACCAGTACGACGCGATCACCTCGGCGCAGGCGATCCAGTGGCTGAAGGCCAAGGGCCGCCCGATGACCGACCGCAAGCAGCCCTGGTATCTCGCGGTCAATCTCGTGAACCCGCACGACGTGATGTGGGTGAACACCGACAAACGCAGCGGGCCGCCGGTTCAGGCGATCGAGGCCAAGCTCAACATTGCCTATCCACCCGACGATTCTTTCTACCGGCAGGAATGGAACGACATACCGCTGCAGAAGACCTGGCAGCAATCGCTCGACACGCCCGACCGCGTGCCGGCGCATCGCATCTACAAGGGCGCCAATGCCATCCTGACGGGACTGATCCCCCAGGAAGAATGGCGCATGCGGCTGCGTCAGAATTACTATTTCAACGCCATCCGCGACGTCGACCAGCAGATCGTGCAGCTGCTGGAGCAGCTCGACCGGCTCGGCCTCACCGACAACACGATCGTGATCTTCACGTCGGACCATGGCGACCTGCTGGCCAGCCATGGCGGGCTGCAGGGCAAGGGCACGACGACCTATCGCCAGCAGAACCACGTGCCGATGCTGGTCGTGCATCCCGAGATCAAAGGCGGCCAGCGCTGCTTCGAAACCACGTCGCATCTCGACTTCGTGCCGACCATCGTTTCCCTCACCGGCAAGTCGACCGCGCCGGTCGCCGACACGATGGCGCTGATGAAGGGCCAGGATTTCTCCCCGCTGCTGCGTCAGCCCGCGAGTCCGGC
This DNA window, taken from Reyranella humidisoli, encodes the following:
- the cobD gene encoding threonine-phosphate decarboxylase CobD, with translation MSALPNMGDPNGTPVVHGGDLSAVRQRFPDAPSPWLDLSTGINPMPYPVPDLPPETWSRLPTREQNDALIAAAARRYGVRDPATIVAAPGTQALIQAIPRLVPRSRVAVVGPTYEEHQVCWRRQGHDVAVVSSLDEAGDAEVVVLVNPDNPTGRLVPVEALPPRPRLLVVDEAFIDLSPSEASLAGRLPPRTVVLRSFGKTYGLAGLRLGFAVANPDLAFSLRDELGPWAVSGPALEIGRTALADNAWLDAASRRLQADRHQLDEILKDAGFTIVGGTSLFCLAEHPEASSMIDRLGRGGLHVRHFPHWPSRMRFGLPGDATAFARLRTALDTR
- a CDS encoding sulfatase-like hydrolase/transferase codes for the protein MTDPSRRSFIAAGAALAAAGALDGGPSPANAQARITGGTQSAFPSPEAPGSNDGGYNILFILTDQEHYMGPRWPIPLPGHERLRTTGTFFENHQIASDMCSASRAVIYTGLHTPHNGIFDNAGVPYMKSLDPKLPTIGKILRKMGYYTAYKGKWHLNGAMAMENHADDIKALFETMMDRDYGFYDYTGVGDFIEGAQGGYQYDAITSAQAIQWLKAKGRPMTDRKQPWYLAVNLVNPHDVMWVNTDKRSGPPVQAIEAKLNIAYPPDDSFYRQEWNDIPLQKTWQQSLDTPDRVPAHRIYKGANAILTGLIPQEEWRMRLRQNYYFNAIRDVDQQIVQLLEQLDRLGLTDNTIVIFTSDHGDLLASHGGLQGKGTTTYRQQNHVPMLVVHPEIKGGQRCFETTSHLDFVPTIVSLTGKSTAPVADTMALMKGQDFSPLLRQPASPAFTRDRGGVLFCYSQIMVHDANFTKELYETLLNKSIARSDLFRKIESFPVDWKLRVCIRSIVDERYKFSRYFSFRNFNTPTTLEQLKASNDLELYDLANDPDEIVNLAYDFERNRDLIATMNAKLNALIAREIGTDDGSFMHLDSWIDWKDATPAAINI